The Setaria italica strain Yugu1 chromosome IX, Setaria_italica_v2.0, whole genome shotgun sequence genome has a window encoding:
- the LOC101770835 gene encoding 3-ketoacyl-CoA synthase 1 — MESAPAAVMERERLTAEMAFRGPDEGRGDGGGEPAPSIVIKIRRRLPDFARNIKLKYVKLGIRHGGSPTSVLPMLCVPALAAAAYSFVRLDVIYYSIDLLTCVAWLGTALLLLTVYYFKRPRPVYLVEFACYKPEDQHKISKAGFLEMTESTGCFNEAALDFQTKITNRSALGDETYLPPGVQARPPRLNMAEARMEAEAVMFGCLDALFKSTGIDPRRDVRILIVNCSLFNPTPSLASMIINHYKMREDVKSFNLGGMGCSAGLIAIDLAKDMLQANPNSYAVVLSTENITLNWYFGNDRSMLLSNCIFRMGGAAALLSNKRTDASRAKYRLLHTVRTHKGATNECFNCVYQREDEVGKVGVSLARELMAVAGDALKTNITTLGPLVLPLSEQLKFLKSLMMRRVFRVKGVRPYIPDFRRAFEHFCVHAGGRAVLEEVQRSLSLRDTDMEPSKCALHRFGNTSSSSLWYELAYAEAKGRVRRGHRVWQIGFGSGFKCNSAVWRALRDVPALPSPGGAAAGTDRKSCCNPWAEDVDKYPPKAYV; from the coding sequence TCCGCGGCCCCGACGAGggccggggcgacggcggcggcgagccggctcCCAGCATCGTCATCAAgatccgccgccggctcccggaCTTCGCGCGGAACATCAAGCTCAAGTACGTCAAGCTCGGGATCCGCCACGGCGGCAGCCCCACGTCGGTGCTGCCGATGCTCTGCGTgccggcgctcgccgccgccgcctactcGTTCGTGCGCCTCGACGTCATCTACTACTCCATTGACCTGCTCACCTGCGTCGCCTGGCTCGGTAccgcgctgctgctcctcaccgTCTACTACTTCAAGCGGCCCCGTCCGGTGTACCTCGTCGAGTTCGCGTGCTacaagcccgaggaccagcacaAGATCTCCAAGGCGGGCTTCCTCGAGATGACGGAGAGCACCGGGTGCTTCAATGAGGCCGCCCTGGACTTCCAGACCAAGATCACCAACCGCTCCGCGCTCGGCGACGAGACCTACCTGCCCCCCGGCGTCCAGGCGCGGCCGCCGAGGCTCAACATGGCGGAGGCGCGGATGGAGGCCGAGGCGGTCATGTTCGGGTGCCTGGACGCGCTCTTCAAGTCCACGGGGATCGACCCGCGCCGCGACGTGCGCATCCTCATCGTCAACTGCAGCCTCTTCAACCCGACGCCGTCGCTGGCGTCCATGATCATCAACCACTACAAGATGAGGGAGGACGTCAAGTCGTTCAACCTCGGCGGCATGGGCTGCAGCGCCGGCCTGATCGCCATCGACCTCGCCAAGGACATGCTCCAGGCGAACCCCAACTCGTACGCCGTCGTCCTCAGCACCGAGAACATCACCCTCAACTGGTACTTCGGCAACGACCGCTCCATGCTCCTCTCCAACTGCATCTTCCgcatgggcggcgcggcggcgctgctgtcCAACAAGCGCACCGACGCCAGCCGCGCCAAGTACCGGCTGCTCCACACGGTGCGCACCCACAAGGGCGCCACCAACGAGTGCTTCAACTGCGTGTACCAGCGCGAGGACGAGGTGGGCAAGGTCGGCGTCTCCCTGGCGCGGGAGCTCAtggcggtggccggcgacgCGCTCAAGACCAACATCACCACGCTGGGGCCCCTGGTCCTGCCCCTCTCCGAGCAGCTCAAGTTCCTCAAGTCCCTCATGATGCGCCGCGTGTTCCGCGTCAAGGGCGTGCGCCCCTACATCCCCGACTTCCGCCGCGCGTTCGAGCACTTCTGCGtgcacgccggcggccgcgccgtgcTGGAGGAGGTGCAGCGCAGCCTGAGCCTGCGGGACACGGACATGGAGCCCAGCAAGTGCGCCCTCCACCGCTTCGGCAACACCAGCAGCAGCTCTCTATGGTACGAGCTCGCGTACGCGGAGGCCAAGGGCCGGGtgcgccgcggccaccgcgtgTGGCAGATCGGCTTCGGGTCCGGGTTCAAGTGCAACAGCGCCGTGTGGCGCGCGCTCCGGGACGTGCCGGCGCTGCCGTCccccggtggcgccgccgcggggacgGACAGGAAGAGCTGCTGCAACCCATGGGCGGAGGACGTGGACAAGTACCCTCCCAAGGCGTACGTCTGA